One part of the Acidobacteriota bacterium genome encodes these proteins:
- a CDS encoding bifunctional homocysteine S-methyltransferase/methylenetetrahydrofolate reductase, with protein MKNFRDFIQADRVRVFDGAMGTMIYSKGVYINRSYDELNLSAPDLIANIHREYIKAGAEIIETNTYGASRLRLAKQGLDDKLAEINAAAVKLARNAIESAKQDVFIAGAISPIGVRIEPYGPTSVDEARALFKEQAQVLLENGVDCFVLETFHDLAEMRQAILAVRELCDHVIFAQMTINERGETAFGTAPEVFTERLDAWLGPDDIIGLNCSVGPQTILEAVEKMRPHTTRRLSAQPNAGNPRDVGGRRMYMASPDYLGEYAKRLISAGVRFVGGCCGTTPEHIKLMVDAARALSPGRTSIAAVTHEESASQAVPPTPFAERSRWAKKIANNEFVTSVEIVPPKGCDPSAMLKSVRLLKDNGVDAVNVPDGPRAQSRMGALAVSLIIEQQVGLEAVTHYACRDRNLLGMFSDLLGAAALGLRNFLLVTGDPPKMGPYPDATAVFDIDAIGLCNLVNRLNHGIDPGGNSIGEPTKFVIGVGVNPGAQDLDYELRRFEYKVEAGAEYAITQPVFDTDQLKTFLKRIEHCRIPIIPGIWPLVSFRNAEFLNNEVPGVTVPDNILERMRNCEDGAAALKEGIKIAQEMLAEVRPYVQGVQVSAPFGRVPFALEVFEALR; from the coding sequence ATGAAAAACTTTCGAGACTTTATTCAAGCCGACCGTGTGCGTGTCTTTGACGGCGCGATGGGCACGATGATTTACAGCAAGGGCGTTTACATCAACCGCAGCTATGACGAGTTGAATCTGTCCGCGCCTGACCTGATCGCCAACATCCACCGCGAATACATCAAGGCGGGCGCGGAAATCATCGAGACCAATACTTATGGCGCGTCGCGGTTGCGGCTGGCGAAACAAGGGCTGGATGACAAGCTGGCCGAGATCAATGCCGCCGCCGTCAAGCTCGCGCGCAACGCCATTGAGTCCGCCAAACAAGACGTGTTTATCGCGGGCGCGATTTCGCCCATCGGCGTGCGCATCGAACCTTACGGCCCGACTTCGGTGGACGAGGCGCGTGCTCTCTTCAAAGAGCAGGCGCAGGTGTTGCTGGAAAATGGTGTGGATTGCTTCGTGCTCGAAACCTTCCACGACTTGGCCGAGATGCGGCAAGCCATTCTGGCCGTGCGCGAACTGTGCGACCACGTCATCTTCGCGCAGATGACCATCAACGAACGCGGCGAGACGGCCTTTGGCACCGCGCCCGAAGTTTTCACCGAACGCCTGGACGCCTGGCTCGGCCCCGATGACATCATCGGCTTGAACTGTTCGGTCGGCCCGCAAACGATTTTGGAAGCCGTCGAAAAGATGCGCCCGCACACGACGCGCCGCCTGTCCGCACAACCGAACGCTGGCAATCCGCGCGACGTCGGTGGGCGGCGCATGTACATGGCCTCGCCCGATTACTTGGGTGAATACGCCAAACGCTTGATCAGCGCGGGCGTGCGCTTCGTCGGCGGTTGTTGCGGCACGACGCCCGAACACATCAAGCTGATGGTGGACGCAGCGCGCGCGCTCAGTCCAGGCCGCACCTCCATCGCCGCCGTCACGCACGAAGAGAGCGCCTCTCAAGCCGTGCCGCCCACGCCGTTTGCCGAACGTTCGCGTTGGGCGAAGAAGATCGCCAACAATGAATTCGTCACCAGCGTCGAAATCGTCCCGCCCAAAGGCTGCGATCCGTCCGCCATGCTCAAGAGCGTGCGGCTGCTCAAAGACAACGGCGTGGACGCGGTCAACGTGCCCGATGGCCCGCGCGCGCAATCGCGCATGGGCGCGCTGGCGGTGTCCTTGATCATCGAACAACAAGTCGGCCTCGAAGCCGTCACGCATTACGCCTGCCGCGATAGAAATCTGTTGGGCATGTTTTCTGACTTGCTGGGCGCGGCGGCGCTGGGCTTGCGCAACTTCCTGCTCGTCACGGGCGACCCGCCGAAGATGGGGCCGTATCCCGATGCTACGGCTGTCTTCGACATTGACGCCATCGGCCTGTGCAATCTGGTCAACCGCCTGAACCACGGCATAGACCCCGGCGGCAACTCCATCGGCGAACCGACCAAATTCGTCATCGGCGTCGGCGTCAACCCGGGCGCGCAGGATTTGGATTACGAGCTGCGCCGCTTTGAATACAAGGTCGAAGCGGGCGCCGAATACGCCATCACGCAACCGGTCTTTGACACCGATCAGCTTAAGACGTTCTTGAAACGCATCGAACACTGCCGCATCCCCATCATCCCCGGCATCTGGCCGCTGGTCAGTTTCCGCAACGCCGAGTTCCTGAACAACGAAGTCCCCGGCGTCACCGTCCCCGACAACATTCTCGAACGCATGCGCAACTGCGAGGATGGCGCGGCTGCGCTCAAAGAAGGCATCAAGATTGCACAAGAGATGCTGGCCGAAGTGCGGCCTTACGTACAGGGCGTACAAGTTTCCGCCCCGTTCGGGCGGGTGCCGTTTGCCTTGGAAGTGTTTGAGGCCTTGCGTTAA